A region from the Papio anubis isolate 15944 chromosome 6, Panubis1.0, whole genome shotgun sequence genome encodes:
- the CALHM6 gene encoding calcium homeostasis modulator protein 6 isoform X1, which produces MEKFRAVLDLHLKHHSALGYGLVTLLTAGGERIFSAVVFQCPCSAAWNLPYGLVFLLVPALALFLLGYVLSARTWRLITGCGCRARASCGSGLRGSLVCAQLSAAAALAPLTWVAVALLGGAFYECAASGSAVLAQRLCLDRDHNCAAELPLVPCHEAKASDVQDLLKDLKAQSQVCRWRWGRLGRAEGPRFRWASGVLGWILIAAVIIILLIFTCVSRCLSPVSFLQLKFWKIYLEQEQQILKSKATEHATELAKENVKCFFEGSHPKECNTPSVKEWQQISSLYTFNQKDPYYSMLHKYVNRKEETHSIRSTEGDTVIPVLGFVDSSSINSTPGL; this is translated from the exons ATGGAGAAGTTTCGGGCAGTGCTGGACCTGCACCTCAAGCACCACAGCGCCCTGGGCTACGGCCTGGTGACCCTGCTGACGGCGGGCGGGGAGCGCATCTTCTCCGCCGTGGTGTTCCAGTGCCCGTGCAGCGCCGCCTGGAACCTGCCCTACGGCCTGGTCTTCTTGCTGGTGCCGGCGCTCGCGCTCTTCCTCTTGGGCTATGTGCTGAGCGCACGCACGTGGCGCCTGATCACCGGCTGCGGCTGCAGAGCCCGCGCGAGTTGCGGATCTGGGCTGCGCGGCTCCCTGGTGTGCGCGCAGCTCAGCGCGGCCGCCGCGCTCGCGCCCCTCACTTGGGTGGCCGTGGCGCTGCTCGGGGGCGCCTTTTACGAGTGCGCGGCCAGCGGGAGTGCGGTCTTAGCGCAGCGCCTGTGCCTCGACCGCGACCACAACTGCGCCGCGGAGCTGCCGCTGGTGCCCTGCCACGAGGCCAAGGCGTCGGACGTGCAGGACCTCCTGAAGGATCTGAAGGCTCAGTCGCAGGTCTGCCGCTGGCGCTGGGGGCGTTTGGGGAGAGCCGAGGGGCCGAGATTTCGCTGGGCGTCTGGG gTGTTGGGCTGGATCTTGATAGCAGCTGTTATCATCATCCTTCTGATTTTTACATGTGTCAGCCGATGCCTGTCTCCAGTTAGTTTTCTGCAGCTGAAATTCTGGAAAATCTATTTGGAACAGGAGCAGCAGATCCTTAAAAGTAAAGCCACAGAGCATGCAACTGAATTGGCAAAAGAGAATGTTAAATGTTTCTTTGAGGGCTCCCATCCGAAAGAATGTAACACTCCGAGCGTTAAAGAGTGGCAGCAAATTTCATCACTGTATACTTTCAATCAGAAGGACCCGTACTACAGCATGTTGCACAAATATGTTAACAGAAAAGAGGAGACTCACAGTATCAGGTCTACTGAAGGAGATACAGTGATTCCTGTTCTTGGCTTTGTAGATTCATCTAGTATAAACAGCACTCCTGGGTTATGA
- the CALHM6 gene encoding calcium homeostasis modulator protein 6 isoform X2 has translation MEKFRAVLDLHLKHHSALGYGLVTLLTAGGERIFSAVVFQCPCSAAWNLPYGLVFLLVPALALFLLGYVLSARTWRLITGCGCRARASCGSGLRGSLVCAQLSAAAALAPLTWVAVALLGGAFYECAASGSAVLAQRLCLDRDHNCAAELPLVPCHEAKASDVQDLLKDLKAQSQVLGWILIAAVIIILLIFTCVSRCLSPVSFLQLKFWKIYLEQEQQILKSKATEHATELAKENVKCFFEGSHPKECNTPSVKEWQQISSLYTFNQKDPYYSMLHKYVNRKEETHSIRSTEGDTVIPVLGFVDSSSINSTPGL, from the exons ATGGAGAAGTTTCGGGCAGTGCTGGACCTGCACCTCAAGCACCACAGCGCCCTGGGCTACGGCCTGGTGACCCTGCTGACGGCGGGCGGGGAGCGCATCTTCTCCGCCGTGGTGTTCCAGTGCCCGTGCAGCGCCGCCTGGAACCTGCCCTACGGCCTGGTCTTCTTGCTGGTGCCGGCGCTCGCGCTCTTCCTCTTGGGCTATGTGCTGAGCGCACGCACGTGGCGCCTGATCACCGGCTGCGGCTGCAGAGCCCGCGCGAGTTGCGGATCTGGGCTGCGCGGCTCCCTGGTGTGCGCGCAGCTCAGCGCGGCCGCCGCGCTCGCGCCCCTCACTTGGGTGGCCGTGGCGCTGCTCGGGGGCGCCTTTTACGAGTGCGCGGCCAGCGGGAGTGCGGTCTTAGCGCAGCGCCTGTGCCTCGACCGCGACCACAACTGCGCCGCGGAGCTGCCGCTGGTGCCCTGCCACGAGGCCAAGGCGTCGGACGTGCAGGACCTCCTGAAGGATCTGAAGGCTCAGTCGCAG gTGTTGGGCTGGATCTTGATAGCAGCTGTTATCATCATCCTTCTGATTTTTACATGTGTCAGCCGATGCCTGTCTCCAGTTAGTTTTCTGCAGCTGAAATTCTGGAAAATCTATTTGGAACAGGAGCAGCAGATCCTTAAAAGTAAAGCCACAGAGCATGCAACTGAATTGGCAAAAGAGAATGTTAAATGTTTCTTTGAGGGCTCCCATCCGAAAGAATGTAACACTCCGAGCGTTAAAGAGTGGCAGCAAATTTCATCACTGTATACTTTCAATCAGAAGGACCCGTACTACAGCATGTTGCACAAATATGTTAACAGAAAAGAGGAGACTCACAGTATCAGGTCTACTGAAGGAGATACAGTGATTCCTGTTCTTGGCTTTGTAGATTCATCTAGTATAAACAGCACTCCTGGGTTATGA